In Corythoichthys intestinalis isolate RoL2023-P3 chromosome 11, ASM3026506v1, whole genome shotgun sequence, a single genomic region encodes these proteins:
- the c1galt1c1 gene encoding C1GALT1-specific chaperone 1 → MLPEGGSFVKGLALGAVSCLLLSFLGTLSPNGSSDLEDVYENHHEHHHVQAQSNDNLKQLTEAQAQELKDQVRVYCIIMVRPKILTYWAAAVGTWSKHCDKAVFYTSESSKALEAVDLQEKNDWVRFGKALKHAYENAGDIRWFFLAQPTTFAIIENLKYLLLTKDPGEPFYVGNAMKSGELDYVAYDSGIVLSYEALKRFVNVLGDENKCPVQSKSLWQLSEEKQLAVCLKYTGVFAENGEDASGMNLFNSKSVNELIKDSMNNHPNNVIESCCADLAVTFNRMTPNQMQTMMYGVYRLRPYGHDFKDLLMFDPPEGSDND, encoded by the coding sequence ATGTTGCCTGAAGGAGGCTCTTTTGTCAAGGGGTTGGCCCTGGGAGCCGTCTCCTGCCTATTGCTCTCGTTCCTGGGTACTTTAAGCCCCAATGGCTCGTCCGACTTGGAAGATGTCTACGAAAACCACCACGAACACCACCACGTCCAGGCGCAGAGCAACGACAACCTGAAGCAACTGACAGAAGCCCAGGCACAAGAGTTGAAAGATCAAGTGCGTGTCTATTGCATCATTATGGTCCGGCCAAAGATTCTGACATACTGGGCTGCGGCCGTGGGAACCTGGAGCAAGCACTGCGACAAAGCGGTGTTCTACACGTCAGAATCTTCCAAAGCCCTGGAAGCGGTCGACCTGCAAGAAAAAAACGACTGGGTGAGGTTCGGCAAAGCGCTGAAGCACGCTTACGAAAACGCCGGGGACATCCGCTGGTTCTTTCTGGCGCAGCCTACAACCTTCGCCATCATCGAGAACTTGAAGTACCTGCTGCTAACCAAGGACCCCGGCGAGCCCTTTTACGTGGGCAACGCCATGAAGTCCGGCGAGCTGGACTACGTCGCGTACGATAGCGGCATCGTCCTCAGCTACGAAGCCCTCAAGAGGTTCGTGAACGTGCTGGGCGACGAGAACAAATGTCCGGTCCAGTCGAAGAGCTTGTGGCAGCTGAGCGAAGAAAAGCAGCTGGCCGTGTGCCTAAAGTACACGGGCGTGTTCGCGGAGAACGGCGAGGACGCGAGCGGCATGAACCTGTTCAACAGCAAGAGCGTGAACGAGCTGATCAAGGACAGCATGAATAACCATCCGAACAACGTGATTGAGAGCTGCTGTGCCGATTTGGCCGTCACGTTCAACCGCATGACCCCGAACCAGATGCAGACAATGATGTATGGAGTTTACCGGCTCCGTCCGTATGGGCACGATTTCAAGGACTTGCTGATGTTTGACCCGCCAGAAGGTTCGGACAATGACTAG
- the mcts1 gene encoding malignant T-cell-amplified sequence 1, whose product MFKKFDEKENVSNCIQLKTSVIKGIKSQLLDQFPDMESWLNHIMPKKDPVKIVRCHEHIEILTVNGELLFFRQREGPFYPTLRLLHKYPFILPHQQVDKGAIKFVLSGANIMCPGLTSPGAKLYPAELDTVVAIMAEGKQHALSVGVMKMSAESIEKVNKGIGIENIHYLNDGLWHMKTYK is encoded by the exons ATGTTTAAAAA ATTTGACGAGAAGGAAAATGTCTCAAATTGTATACAATTGAAAACATCAGTGATAAAAGGGATCAAGAGCCAGCTGCTGGATCAGTTTCCTGACATGGAGTCATGGCTCAATCACATCATGCCAAAGAAGGACCCTGTCAAAATAGTGCGATG CCACGAACACATTGAAATCTTGACCGTGAACGGAGAGTTGCTGTTCTTCAGACAACGAGAAGGACCCTTCTACCCTACCCTCAGACTGTTGCATAAAT ATCCATTTATTCTTCCTCACCAGCAAGTAGACAAAGGGGCCATCAAATTTGTCCTAAGTGGCGCCAACATCATGTGTCCCGGACTGACGTCACCAGGCGCTAAACTCTACCCGGCTGAATTGGACACAGTAGTT GCCATTATGGCAGAAGGCAAACAACACGCACTGTCCGTTGGCGTCATGAAGATGTCAGCAGAGAGCAT AGAAAAAGTCAACAAGGGTATCGGCATCGAGAACATTCACTATCTGAACGACGGCTTGTGGCACATGAAGACGTATAAATGA